From Salvia splendens isolate huo1 chromosome 3, SspV2, whole genome shotgun sequence, a single genomic window includes:
- the LOC121794844 gene encoding transcription factor MYB106-like, producing the protein MIGKEASGNDPKAELKKGPWSREEDQKLLTYIEQHGHGSWRTLPTKAGLERCGKSCRLRWTNYLRPDIKRGKFSNYEEKTIIRLHALLGNRWSVIAAHLPKRTDNEIKNYWNTRLKKRLTRMGIDPATHKPKNNRSGSAKSQQHAELSHMAQWEAARLEAEGRLARESKLMYKLPFLHKHSTPPPPPPRLMAAPPPCLDVLKVWQSSAIPSCFFSSAASCSSSLESPTSTLNFSCNSLPAPPVAPSDYGVGRVDGYAAEEEGKMDFSYQLDDVYADCGLPEFAPFSQDSDPLPLVGEFEDCKNYWNYLLNLVSSPMMEVPTL; encoded by the exons ATGATAGGAAAAGAAGCAAGCGGCAACGATCCCAAGGCGGAGCTGAAGAAAGGGCCGTGGAGCAGAGAGGAAGATCAGAAACTGCTCACATATATCGAACAACATGGCCATGGCAGCTGGCGAACTCTCCCTACTAAAGCTG gGTTGGAGAGATGTGGGAAGAGCTGTAGATTGAGGTGGACGAACTATCTGAGACCAGATATCAAGAGAGGAAAGTTCAGCAATTACGAGGAGAAGACAATCATTAGGCTCCATGCTCTTTTAGGCAACAG GTGGTCAGTAATAGCGGCTCATTTACCTAAACGTACCGATAATGAGATCAAGAACTACTGGAACACTCGGCTGAAGAAACGGTTGACGCGGATGGGCATCGACCCGGCAACCCACAAGCCGAAGAACAACCGGTCCGGCTCGGCTAAGTCGCAGCAGCACGCCGAACTCAGCCATATGGCGCAGTGGGAAGCCGCTCGCCTCGAAGCCGAGGGCCGCCTTGCCCGCGAGTCGAAGCTCATGTACAAACTCCCGTTCCTCCACAAACATTCcactccgcctccgcctccgccgcgGCTCATGGCCGCGCCGCCGCCGTGTCTGGACGTGCTGAAGGTGTGGCAGTCGAGCGCCATCCCCAGCTGCTTCTTCAGCTCAGCCGCGAGCTGCAGCAGCAGCCTTGAGTCGCCGACCTCGACCCTAAACTTCTCCTGCAACAGCCTCCCGGCTCCTCCGGTGGCGCCGAGCGACTACGGCGTGGGACGTGTGGATGGCTACGCTGCCGAGGAGGAGGGCAAAATGGACTTTTCGTATCAGCTGGACGATGTTTACGCAGACTGTGGGCTGCCGGAATTTGCTCCGTTTAGTCAAGATTCCGACCCACTTCCCCTCGTCGGAGAATTTGAAGATTGTAAGAATTATTGGAATTACTTGCTGAATTTGGTGAGCTCGCCGATGATGGAGGTGCCCACGTTGTAG
- the LOC121794845 gene encoding mitochondrial uncoupling protein 3-like, translated as MDAGDRGVKKMAVTSVAAMVAETTTFPIDLLKTHLQLHGESVQSLRPASAFRIALEIARNEGLLGMYRGLSPAVFRHMFYTPTRIVGYEHLRNKFVRSSDRSLPLYGKAVIGGISGAIAQVITSPADLIKVRMQADGLILSQGLQPRYAGLFDALNKIINAEGILGLWKGVSANVQRAFLVNMGELACYDHAKRFIIKNQICDDDIYAHTLSSVMSGLSATALSCPADVVKTRMMNQSASVEDKIKYRNSYDCLVKTVKVEGLRALWKGFLPTWARLGPWQFVFWVSYEKFRQISGLQSF; from the exons ATGGACGCCGGTGACCGAGGGGTGAAGAAGATGGCCGTGACGTCAGTCGCGGCAATGGTGGCCGAGACGACGACATTCCCGATCGATCTTCTCAAAACTCACCTCCAGCTCCACGGCGAGTCCGTTCAGTCTCTCCGCCCAGCGTCGGCGTTCAGGATCGCGCTCGAGATAGCTCGGAACGAAGGCCTTTTGGGAATGTATAGAGGCCTGTCTCCCGCTGTTTTTCGTCACATGTTCTACACTCCTACTCGAATTGTCGGCTACGAGCATTTGCGCAACAAATTTGTGCGATCGTCTGATCGTTCTCTCCCCCTTTACGGCAAAGCAGTAATCGGTGGGATTTCTGGAGCTATTGCTCAG GTCATTACTAGCCCTGCGGATCTCATCAAAGTAAGGATGCAAGCAGATGGCCTTATTTTGAGCCAGGGACTCCAGCCCCGGTATGCAGGGCTTTTTGATGCCCTGAACAAGATTATTAATGCTGAAGGAATATTAGGCCTCTGGAAAGGTGTTTCTGCAAATGTGCAAAGAGCATTTTTAGTAAACATGGGAGAATTAGCTTGTTATGATCATGCCAAAAGGTTCATAATCAAGAACCAGATCTGTGATGACGATATTTATGCTCACACTCTATCTTCCGTAATGTCTGGCCTTTCAGCCACTGCTTTAAGCTGTCCTGCAGATGTTGTTAAGACTAGAATGATGAATCAGTCTGCTTCAGTGGAAGACAAGATAAAGTATAGAAATTCCTATGATTGCCTTGTGAAAACAGTTAAGGTTGAGGGATTGAGGGCATTGTGGAAGGGATTCCTCCCAACATGGGCTAGGCTTGGACCTTGGCAGTTTGTATTCTGGGTCTCTTATGAGAAGTTCCGACAGATTTCTGGGTTACAATCCTTCTAA